From the Meriones unguiculatus strain TT.TT164.6M chromosome 12, Bangor_MerUng_6.1, whole genome shotgun sequence genome, one window contains:
- the Ifne gene encoding interferon epsilon: MHERQTFPRTAVLQGVCRDQLCSSVTMIRKQLPEMVLLLLASSTIFSLEPKLILFQSRINSESLQLLKAFPISSIQQCLAHRKSFLLPQQSAGHQQYQKEHALAALHEILQQVFILFQTYASQGVWEEKHIEKVLAALHRQLEYVQSQAGLEAEQKSDGLSVQNLRLQIKAYFRRIHSYLESQRFSSCAWIVVQVEINRCMFFLFRLTTWLSKQGLDP, from the coding sequence ATGCATGAAAGGCAAACATTTCCTAGAACTGCAGTTTTACAAGGTGTGTGCAGAGATCAGTTGTGTTCGTCTGTCACCATGATTCGCAAGCAGCTCCCTGAAATGGTGTTGCTGCTGTTGGCTTCATCTACTATCTTTTCCCTAGAACCAAAACTGATTCTCTTCCAATCAAGAATAAACAGCGAAAGTTTACAACTACTGAAAGCTTTTCCAATCTCATCAATCCAGCAGTGTCTAGCACACAGGAAAAGTTTCTTGCTTCCTCAGCAGTCTGCGGGTCATCAGCAGTACCAGAAAGAACATGCCCTGGCTGCCCTGCACGAAATCCTTCAACAGGTCTTCATCCTCTTCCAGACCTACGCTTCTCAGGGCGTTTGGGAGGAAAAGCATATAGAGAAAGTGCTGGCTGCGCTCCACAGACAGCTGGAATACGTACAGTCACAAGCCGGACTAGAAGCAGAGCAGAAGAGTGACGGCTTGAGTGTGCAGAACCTCAGGTTACAGATTAAGGCATACTTCAGGAGGATCCACAGTTACCTAGAAAGCCAGAGGTTCAGCAGCTGTGCCTGGATCGTTGTCCAGGTAGAAATCAATCGCTGTATGTTCTTTCTGTTCAGACTCAcaacatggctgagcaaacaAGGGCTAGACCCTTGA